CGCGCCTCACCAGACGAGATGCGGCAGCGCATAGGCGGGGCGGTGGCTCTGCCGGCCGAACCAGCCGTGGCGCTCGTCCCAGGACGCCTCCATCAGATCCTGCGCATGGATGCCCGCCAGCACCATGATGCCCGTGATGCCGAAGGCGTCCGCGCCGGCGATGTCAGTGCGGATGGCGTCGCCGATACCGCAGACCCGCTCGCGCGGGATCGGCGCGCCGCGCCGCCGCTCGGCTTCTGCCAGCGCCGCCTCGTAGATCGGGGCATGCGGCTTGCCGGCATAGATCGCCCGCCCGCCGATCTCCTCATAGGCCAGCGCGACCGAGCCGGCGCAGGGCACGATCTTGCCGCCGCGTTCGACGACGAGGTCGGGATTGGCGCAGATCATCTCGAGCCCGCGCGCGGCGAAGCCGGCGAGCAGCCCGGCATAGGTCTCGGCCGTATCGGTCTCGTCATCCATTAGGCCGGTGCAGAGGACGTAATCCGCAGCCTCGGGCGCAACCTCGGGCGCGTCGAGGCCTGCGACGAGGGGCCGGTCCCGCTCCGGCCCGAGCCTGAACATCGGCCGGCCGGCCCGCGCCGCGATCAGGCCGCGGCAGACATCGCCGGAGGTGACGATCGCGTCCCAGGCCGAGCGCGGCACGCCGAAACCGTCCAACTGCTGCTCGATCACCGCGGCGGGCCGCGGGGCGTTGGTCACGAGGATGACGGTGATTCCGCGCTCGCGCATCGCGACAAGGGCCGCGACGGCCTCGCGGAACGCGGCAACGCCGTTATGGACCACGCCCCAGACATCGCAGAGGCAGAGGTCGAAACGGCCGGCGATCTCGGAGAAGCCCGACAGCGGCAGGGTCGGCGGGGTGGCGGATGACGGCACGGCGGGTGGCTCCCTGACTCGATGCCGCCGGCTTTACAGGATCACGCCGCGCCTCGCACCTGCGAAAGGCCGGGCGGCGGCGGTCAGGCCGTGGCGCGGCGCAGGACCGAGCGGAAGGACTGCCGCTCCGGCGGAGCCTCGCGGGCGGCCGCCGGCTGGGCGGGATAGTCCACGACCTCGGCCAGGCGCTGCTCCGGCGCGGGGGCGGGCGGCGCCGGCTGCTCGGCCGCGGCGGGTTCGGCCGGCTCGGCGAAGACGTCTGGCTTGACCGGTCGCGGTGGCGAGAAGACCGCCCCCTGCCCCATCGCGACGCCGAGATCGATCATATCCGCGACGGTCGGGTCGTCGCCGACTTGGTCGGCGATCAGGACGATCGAGGCACGCGCCAGCAGCGCCGTGAGATCGGCCGGCGCGATGTCGGCCGTCTGGTTGTCGACCTGCTCCATCAGCAGGGCGGCGGGCGCCTTGACGAAGCGGATGCCGCGATCGAACAGCGACACGGGGTCGAGCCTGAGATCGGCCAGTTCGTCGAGCGCGAAGCGCACGCCATTGGCAGACATGGCGCCGAGCAAGCCGAGGCTGGCCGGGTCCAACCCGCGGAACACGCGCTGCGGCATCTCGATGATGAGGTGGCCGGTGTGCTCGCGATACTTTTCGAGGATGCGCGACAGCGTTGCCAGCGCCTTCGAGGAACTCCAGGTCGCGCTGCTAAAATTGCAGGAGACGAAGAGTTCGCCGGGCTTGGAGCCGAGATGGCGGGCGATGGCCAAGGCCCGGGTCAGCACGAGCGCATCGAGCGTCGGGCCGAAGCCGCGCTCCTCGATGACGGGGATGAACTCGTGCGGCAGCAGCAGCGTGTGCTCATCGAGCCGCAGCCGCACCAGCGCCTCATAGCCGCGCGTGCGGCGCTGCGGCAGCTGTACGATCGGCTGCAGATGAACCTCGACGCGACCGTCCGACAGGGCGGCCCCGATGACGGCGGCGCGCTCCGAGGCCGCGCGCTCCTCCGCCTGGCGGGCGGCTTCCGCACGCTCGGCCGCCTGTGCCTTCAGGCGCTCCTGCCGCGCGGCTTCCGGATCGACGACGACCAGCGGCGCAGCCTTGGCAGCGGCCAAAGCCATGGCCGGGGATCGTACTTCCGGCTCCGGGGCGGCGGCGCGCGACTGAACCGCGGCCAGGGCGGCGTCGTGATCGGCCAGTGTGGTGGCGACCTGGTGGATCAGATCGCCGAGAAGACCGACCTCGGCCGTGAGTTCGTTGATGGCGGCTCGCGCGGGAGCGGCATCGGCATCGCGCATCGGCATCTGCTCGACGCGCTTGGAGAGGGCATCGATACGGATCGCGTTGGTCGCCAGCCGAACCTTGACCTCGCCAACGGCGGCGAGGACCTGCTCGCGCTGCGCTTGCGACCTCCGGTCGGTCAGCCACATCGAGCCGAGCCAGCCCGCGCCGGCCAGCAACAGGCCGAGCGCGGCACCCAGAGGCGTCGGCCAGAGCAGCGTCAGGACCGCGCCCGCCGACAGGCCGGTGACGGCGCTGGCGAGAGGATGCAGGGCATTCGGTCGGAGAGGGGCCAAGGCAGCGATCGCGCGAGGGGTTGATCGGGAGAAACGGCGAATCACACCACTGCAACAACACTAGCCGCAGACCCGCGCGGAGGCGAGCTTTAGCCCGTTTTCACCCGTCGAAAGGCCAGTTCTCCCCCGGCAAGGGCGGGCGCCGCCGTCAGTGGCGGCCGACGCCCAGCTCCGCGAGCAGGCGATCGGTGACCTCAACCCCGAAGCCGCGACGCAGCAGCCAGGTCCGTGGCTCGCTGTGGAAGGCCGGGAACTGCTCGCAAAGTTCGCTCAGCGCGCGGGCGCGCTCGTCGGTGTCGCCGGTCTGCACAGCACGGATCGCGCGCCCGAGCAGCGAGAAGGGATGGTTGCCGCCGCCGAGGAATTCGCCATGCCCGCGCGACACCTGCCGCGCACCGAGGAGATGGGCGCCCAGCAGGGCATAGAAATCATAGGAGGCCGGGCGCCCGGCGCTCAGCGCGATCGCCTTCTCCAGCATCGGCAGCCCCTCGGCCGGCCGGTTGAGCTGGATGTAGCGGGCGCCGAGCATCGCCATGATGTCGGGATCATAGGGGTTGCGGGCCATGGCGATCCGCCCGGCGGCCAGCCCTTCGTCGATGGCGCCGCGCTTGAACAGCGTCGTCATCAGCGCCTGCTGCGCGCGGGCGCTGGAGGGCGCGAGCCGAACCGCCGTCAGCGCCGCCGTCAGGGCGCGCTCCAGCGGCGGGTCCGGCAGCGGGTTGAAGCCGAAGCTCTGCTCGAAGACCGTCAACTGGGCGAGCTGGATCCAGGCGGGGTAAAAGGTCGGATCACGCCGGACCAGATCCAGCAGGCAGCTGCGGGCGGCGAGATGGTCCTGCGCCGCCATCGTCCGGCGCACGTCGATCGCCTCATAGATGCAGCGCATCGGGCCTGCGGGCCGGTTCTGACGGATGTCGGCGTGGATGATGCCGAAGGGCTCCGCCAGCCGCGTCGCCAGCCGCCTCGCATTTTCGGGAAGGTCCTCGTCATTCGCGGTCAGGACGCGCGTCGAGGAGGCCGACCAGATGATGCGCCCGTCCGGGACCGCCTTCAGCCGGCCGAAGCCTTCCGTGCTGCCGGCGACGCTGTGGGCCGACATCTCCAGCACATAGTCCGCTTCCGGCGGCAGCGGCTGCCCGGGTGCCGGCACCTTGACGGTCAGGAGGTCGTCGAAACGGGAGAGCGCATCGACCAGGAAATTCGTGAAGCGGCGGGAGGCTGCGGCGAGCTCGGCATCGGGCAGGTCCGGCACCGAGATGACGAGGACGGTCGTCTCCAGCGGTTCCGCGACAGGCTTGCCGGGGCTGGCAAGGGGCATCTCCTGGCCCGTGCTCGCCATCGCCGCGCCGGCCTCCCGCATCGAGGCGACGCGGTTGTCCGTGCGCGCCCCCAGCAGGCCGCCATACCAGGCCGCGAGCGAGAGCAGTGCCAGGCCCAGCGACAGACCCGCCGCCAGCGGCCAGCGCTTCGCGAGGCGGCGCTCGAGCGGCCGCTCGCCGGCCGGCATCGGATGGCGCGGTCCAGACGGCGGGAAGGACGGGTCGAGGACGCTGCGCGCCGGCCCCTCGACTTCGGCCGCCATACGCTCGACGCGCTCGAAGGCCGGGACATAGGCGCCGACGGGGATGGTGATTCGCAGCGGATCGGCCGTGCCCTCGCCGGCATAGTACTGCGCCAGCGCCCGGCGCAGGCGGCCGGCCTCGACGCGGACGATCGGGTCCGACTGCGGATCGAAATCGGGAGAACGGCCGAAAGCCTCGACCGCGATGGTGTAGCCCTTCAGCTCGCCGCCGCGGCCGGCGATGGCGCGTTCGACGATGAAGGCGAGGAAGGCGGAAAGCTGCGGCGCCGCGCGGAAGGCATCCGACGCGAGGATGCGCGCGAGCCCCGCGCGGATCTCCGCGACAGGTTCGTTTTCGAGCGGTTCCGAGCCTGCGCCAAATGCGTCCATGGGGGTCCGGTTCAGTTTACACCCCTTTTTCGGATTACAGCAAAAGCGACGCTGGGTCACCCCACTGCGCCAACACGCCCCCGCTGTCACGGCCACGCAGGGATGCCCCGTCCCGCATGCGATTTACAGCCCGGATCGTGCTGTTAGGTTGAGTTATTGTTAATCACAGGATCCGCCCGATGACCGCAGCCTCCTCCCCGATCGCGAGCCCTAACGATCTCGAGGCCTTCTGGATGCCGTTCACGGCGAACCGGGCCTTCAAGCAGCGCCCCCGCATGATCTCCCGGGCGGAGGGGATGTACTACTACACCCCCGAGGGCAAGCCGGTGATGGACGGCACGGCGGGCCTGTGGTGCTGCAATGCCGGGCACAAGCGCCGGCCGATCATCGAGGCGATCCAGGCCCAGGCCGAGGAGCTCGATTTCGCCCCGAATTTCCAGTTCGGCCATCCCAAGGTCTTCGCGGCCGCCGCCCGAATCGCGGCGCTGGCGCCGGGCGATCTCGATCATGTGTTCTTCGCCGGCTCCGGCTCTGAGGCCGCCGACACGGCGCTGAAGATCGCGATCGCCTACTGGAACGTCACCGGCAAGGGCTCGAAGACCCGGCTGATCGGGCGCGAGCGCGGCTATCACGGCGTCGGCTTCGGCGGCATCTCGGTCGGCGGCATCGTCTCCAACCGCAAGTTCTTCGGCTCGCTGCTGGCGGGCTCCGATCACATGCCCGCGACCTATGACCGCGAGAAGCAGCGCTTCACCAAGGGCGAGCCGGAGTACGGCGCGCATTTCGCCGACGAGCTCGAGCGGATAGTCACCCTGCACGACGCCTCGACCATCGCCGCCGTGATGGTGGAGCCGATGGCGGGCTCGACCGGCGTGCTGCCGCCGCCCAAGGGCTATCTCCAGCGCCTGCGCGAGATCTGCACCAAGCACGGCATCCTGCTGATCTTCGACGAGGTCATCTCGGGCTTCGGGCGGCTGGGCTTCGCCTTCGCGGCCGAGCGCTACGGCGTCATCCCCGACATGATCACCTTCGCCAAGGGCGTGACCTCGGGCACCGTGCCGATGGGCGGCGTGATCGTGCGCAAGCACATCTACGATGCCTTCATGAACGGCCCGGAGAATGCGATCGAGCTGTTCCACGGCTACACCTATTCCGGCCATCCGCTGGCGGCGGCGGCTTCGCTGGCGACGCTCGACATCTATCGCGACGAGGGCCTGTTCGAGCGGGCGAAGACACTGGAGCCGCTCTGGGCCGATGCGATCATGGAGCTGAAGGAGGAGCCCAACGTGCTCGACATCCGCACGCTCGGGCTCGTCGCCGGCATCGACCTGTCCTCGCGGCCCGAAGGCGTCGGCAAGCGCGCCTATGCCGCGATGGAGCACGCCTTCCACGAGGAGGGCCTGATGATCCGCGTCACCGGTGACACGATCGCGCTGACCCCGCCGCTGATCGTGACCGAAGACCAGATCGGCGAGATCGTCGAGAAGACGCGCCGGGTGATCCGGGCCGTGGCGGGGTAAAGTGATGGCGCGCGTGACACGCATCGAGGTCGGCCCCACCAAGGGCCGTGCCCATCCAACCGAAGTGCACGCGCGCATCAAAACGTTTGGTGAAGGCGCGCGAGGCCCGGTCGTGCAGATCGACACGTTCGGATCGCACGACCGCGATGTTCCGGGGAAACTTAGTCAGACACTGCAGTTTGATCGCGCATCTGGAACGGAACTGCTCGCAATCCTACAGAAGGCCTTCGGAAAGTGAGCCGCTAAGCACGCCCCAGCTTCCCATACCGCGCGATCACCCGCTCTCGCTTCAGCCGCGAAAGGCACTGGAGCCAGAAGATTCCGTCGAGCTGGTCGATTTCGTGCTGGTGGCAGGTGGCGAGGAAGCCTTCGGCCTCCGCCTCATGGGCGGTGCCGTCGAGATCGCGCCAGCTCACGCGGATTTTCGCCGGCCTCTCGACCTCCTCGGTGACGCCGGGCATCAAGACGCTGCCTTCGGTTGTACGGGCGGTTTCCGGCGAGGCCCAGAGGATCTGCGGGTTGACATAAGTGCGGACCTCGCCGGGCGTCAGCTCCAGCACGACGAGGCGCAGGGGCACGCCGACATGGGGCGCGGTGATGCCGACGCCGGGCGCGGCACGCATCGTCTCCAGCAGATCGGCGGCGAGCTGGCGCAGATCCGCATCGAAGCGTTCGACCGGCTCCGCGACCGCGCGCAGGCGCGGATCGGGGAACCGGAGGATCGGCAGGATTGCCAAGGCTGCCTCAGGCTGCCTTGGCTGCGGCCTTCGCGGCGGCGGCGCCGTAATAGCTCTCGCCGGTCTTGGCCATGCGCTTGAGCTGGCGGTTGGGCTTGAAGCGCTCGCCATGCTTCTTGGCGAGCCCCTCGCAGAGCTTCACGAAGGCGGCCGCGCCCATATTGTCGATGAAGGACAGCGTGCCGCCCGAATAGGGCGCGAAGCCGAAGCCGATGATCGAGCCGACATCGGCCTCGCGCGGATCGGTGACGACGCCTTCCTCATAGGTGCGCGCCGCCTCCAGCGCCTGCGTCACCAGAAGGCGGTGCTGCAGCTCCTCCATATCGACCTGTTCCGGCGCCAGACGCTTGCCGACGAGATCGGCCAGCCCCGGCCAGAGGCGCTTGGGCCCGGATTCCGGATAGTCGTAGAAGCCCTTGCGGTTCTTGCGGCCGAGACGTCCGTTCTTCTCGACCATGTCGGAGAGCAGCTTCTCCTGCGCGGGATCGACGGCACCCTCGCCGAGCTGGGCCTTGGTGGCCTTCAGCACCTTGAATGCGAGATCGACCGCGACCTCGTCATTGAGCGAGAGCGGACCGACCGGCATGCCGGCCTGCTTGCCGGCCTGCTCTATCATCGCCGGCGGCACGCCCTCCATCAGCATAAGATGGCCTTCGCGCAGATAATTGCCGACGCAGCGATTGGCGTAGAAGCCGCGCGTATCGTTGACGACGATCGGCGTCTTCTTGATGGCGCGGACGAAGTCGAGCGCCATGGCGAGCGCCTTCTTGCCGGTCTTCTTGGCCATGATGACCTCGACCAGCAGCATCTTCTCGACTGGCGAGAAGAAATGGATGCCGATGAAGTTCTGCGGCCGCTGGCTCGTGGTGGCGAGCCCGGTGATCGGCAGCGTCGAGGTGTTGGAGCCGAAGACGGTCTTGGGGCCGACAGCCACCTCGACCTTCGCGATGACCTCGGCCTTGACCTTGGGATCCTCGAAGACGGCCTCGACGACGAGGTCGCAGCCCTTGAGCGCGGCATAGTCGGCCGTGGCGGTGATGCGCCCGAGCAGCGCGTCGCGGTCGGCGGTCTTGGCGCGGCCCTTCATGATCTGGTCGGAGACGAGCTTGTGCGAATAGGCCTTGCCATTGTCGGCGGCCTCCTGGTCGCGGTCGACCAGCACGACCTCGAGCCCGGCCTGGGCCGTGACATAGGCGATGCCGGCGCCCATGAAGCCTGCGCCGACGACGCCGACCCTCTTCAGCTTGCTCGGCGGCACATCGGCGGGGCGGCGCGCGCCCTTGTTGAGCTCCTGCATCGAGACGAAGAGCGAGCGGATCATCGAGGCCGCCTCCTTCGTCCGCAGGATCTTGGCGAAGTAGCGGCTCTCGACCTTGAGACCGAGGTCGATCGGGAGCTGCAGGCCCTCGTAGACGGCCGAGAGGATGGCGCGGGCCGCCGGGTAGTTGTCGTTGGTCTCGCGGCGATAGATCGCGTTGGCGGGCGGCCAGATCTGCATGCCGGCCGGCGAATAGACCTTGTTGGAGGGCAGCTTGAAGCCCTTCTGGTCCCAGGGAGCGGTCGCAGTCGGGTTGGCCTTGAGCCACTCCTTGGCGTTGGCCACGAGCTGATCGCGTGGGACGACGGCATGAACGAGGCCGGTGTTACGCGCGGGCAGCGCCTTCACCTGCTCGCCCTTGAACATCATCTGGAGGGCGTCGCCGGTCTGCATCAGCCGTGCGACGCGCTGGGTGCCGCCGGCGCCGGGGAAGAGCCCAACCTTGATCTCGGGCAGGCCGACGCGGGTCGAGGCATCGTCGGAGACGACGCGGTACTGGCAGGCGAGCGCGAGTTCGAAAGCGCCGCCGAGGCAGACGCCGTGGATGGCAGCGGCGAAGGGTTTCCCGCAGGTTTCGAGCTTGCGGTAGAGCAGCGAAAGCTTGCGGCTCTCGTCGAAGAAGCTCTGCATCGCGACGGGCTCGCCCTTCTCCTTCGACAGCTTGACGAAGAGGTCGCGCAGGCCCTGCAGCATGGTCAGGTCGGCGCCACCGGAGAAGGCCTCCTTGCCGGAGGTGATCACGCAGCCCTTGATCGCCTCGGTCGAGGCGACCGTGTCGATGATCTGGTCGATCTCGGCCATCAGCTCGGGCGTGATGACGTTCATCGAGCGGCCCGGCATGTCCCAGGTCGCGGTCGCGATGCCGTCGGAATCGGTCTCGAAGCGGAAATTGGTGAGGTTCATGATGGCTTTCCTCAAACCCGTTCGATGATGGTGGCGACGCCCATGCCGGCGGCGACGCAGAGCGTCACCAGGGCGGTGTTCTTGTCCGTCCGCTCCAGCTCGTCGAGCACGGTGCCCAGGATCATCGCGCCGGTGGCGCCGAGCGGGTGGCCCATGGCGATCGCGCCGCCATTCACGTTCAGGATGTCGTCGTCGATGTCGAAGGCCTGCTGGAAGCGCAGCACGACAGAGGAAAACGCCTCGTTCAGCTCGAACAGGTCGATGTCCTTGGTGGTCATGCCGGCCTTGCGCAGCACCAGCTCGGTGACGTCGACCGGGCCGGTCAGCATCAGCGCGAGATCCGAGCCAACGGTGGCGAAGGCGCGGATGCGGGCGCGCGGCTTCAGCCCCGCCGCCTTGCCGCCCTTCTTGGAACCGACGAGAACGGCCGCCGCGCCATCGACGATGCCCGAGGAGTTGCCGGCATGGTGCACGTGATTGACGAACTCGACATCGGGATGCGCCGCCGTCGCGACCGCGTCGAACCCGCCCATCTCGCCCATCTGGACGAAGGAGGCCTTCAGCGCAGCGAGCGCCTGCATGTCGGTGCCCGGCCGGATCGTCTCGTCGCGGGCAAGGATGGTCAGGCCGTTGACGTCGGTGACCGGGATGACCGAATTCTTGAAGCGTCCCGCCTCCCAGGCGGCATGGGCGCGCTTGTGCGAGCGCACGGCATAGGCGTCGACATCGTCACGCGAGAAACCGTATTTCGTCGCGATCAGATCGGCCGAGATGCCCTGCGGCATGAAATACGTGTCGATGGCGACGGAGGGGTCGAGCGCGATGCCGAAGCCCGAGGCGCCCATGCCGACGCGGCTCATGCTCTCGACGCCGCCGCCGATCGCCATCTCCTTCTGGCCCGACATCACCTGCGCGGCGGCGAGGTTCACCGCATCCAGCCCCGAGGCGCAGAAGCGGTTGATCTGGATGCCCGGCACCTCCTTGCCGTAGCCGGCCTTGAGGGCGACCGTGCGGGCGATGTCGGCACCGGCCTCGCCGACCGGATCGACGCAGCCGAAGACGACGTCCTCGACGAGCTTGGTGTCGAGGTCGTTGCGGTCCCGGATCGCGCGCAGCGTCGTCGTGCCGAGCTCGATCGCGGTGACCTCGTGCAGCGAGCCGTCGGCCTTGCCCTTGCCGCGCGGCGTGCGGACATGGTCGTAGATGAATGCGTCTGCCATCAGGGGCCTCCCGGGCTGGCCGCTGCGAGGCGGCTCGTTTTCGTGCCGGACGTCATGGTCGGGCTTGACCCGACCATCTCGTCATCCAGCGGTTTCGGCAAGGTCTGCCAGAGATGGTCGGGTCAAGCCCGACCATGAGGCGCGATCGTCAGAACTGCTCGGCGCTCAGCGCCATCGTCGAATCCGAGCCGCTGGTGATCCGTGCCAGATGCGCCGCCGTCTCGGGCAGGCTGCGCTCCATGAAAAAGCGGGCCGTGACGAGCTTGGTGTTCATGCGCTCGGTCGCGCCATTGGCGCCGGCCTTGAGCTTGTCCTGCGCGACCCTGGCCATCTTGGCCCACATATAGCCGAGCGAGACGAGGCCGAGCAGGTGCATGTAGTCGGTCGCGCCGGCGCCGGCATTATCGGGCTTGGCGAGCGCGTTGTTCATGAACCACATCGTCGCCTGCTGGAGATGGCCGAGCGAGGCGGCCAGCGGCGCCAGAAGAGGCTTCAGCGCCTCGTCCTCGCCGTTCTCCTTCAGGAACGTGCCGACCTCGTTGAAGAAGGCCATGATGGCGCGGCCACCGTCGCGGCCGAGCTTTCGGCCGACGAGGTCCATCGCCTGCACGCCGTTGGCGCCCTCGTAGATCATGGCGATGCGGGCATCGCGCACGAACTGCTCCATGCCCCATTCGGCGATGTAGCCATGGCCGCCGAACATCTGCTGGGCCTTCACCGCGTTGTCGAAGCCGACATCGGTGAGCACGCCCTTCAGCACCGGCGTCATCAGGCCGAGCTGGTCGTCGGCTGCCTGGCGCTCGGCTTCGTCGCCCGAACGATGGGCGATGTCCGACTTCAGCGCGTTCCAGAGCACGAAGGCGCGCGCCGCCTCGTTGAAGGCCTTGATCGACATCAGGGTGCGGCGGACGTCGGGATGGACGATGATCGGGTCGGCGGCCTTGTCGGGGCTCTTGGCGCCGGTCAGCGAGCGGCCCTGGACGCGGTCCTTCGCATAGACGACGGCGTTCTGGTAGGCGACCTCGGACTGGGCCAGCCCCTGAATGGCGACGCCGAGCCTGGCCTCGTTCATCATCACGAACATGGCGTTGAGGCCCTTGTTTTCCGTGCCGATGAGCCAGCCCTTCGCCCCGTCATAGTTCATGACGCAGGTGGCGTTGCCGTGAATGCCCATCTTGTGCTCGATCGAGCCGCAGGAGACGTGGTTGTTCTCGCCCACTGAGCCGTCTTCACCGATCGCATTGCGCGGCACGACGAAGAGCGAGATGCCCTTGACGCCGGCCGGCGCGCCCTCGATGCGGGCGAGCACGAGGTGGATGATGTTCTCGGTGATGTCCTGCTCGCCGGCCGAGATGAAGATCTTGGTGCCGGTGATGGAATACGAGCCGTCGCCGTTGGGGACCGCCTTGGTCTTGATCAGCCCGAGATCGGTGCCGCAATGCGGCTCGGTCAGGTTCATGGTGCCCGACCAAATGCCCTCGATCATCTTGGGCAGATAGGTGCGCTTCTGCTCGTCCGAGCCGTGGACGT
This portion of the Bosea sp. OAE506 genome encodes:
- a CDS encoding EAL domain-containing protein, with translation MAPLRPNALHPLASAVTGLSAGAVLTLLWPTPLGAALGLLLAGAGWLGSMWLTDRRSQAQREQVLAAVGEVKVRLATNAIRIDALSKRVEQMPMRDADAAPARAAINELTAEVGLLGDLIHQVATTLADHDAALAAVQSRAAAPEPEVRSPAMALAAAKAAPLVVVDPEAARQERLKAQAAERAEAARQAEERAASERAAVIGAALSDGRVEVHLQPIVQLPQRRTRGYEALVRLRLDEHTLLLPHEFIPVIEERGFGPTLDALVLTRALAIARHLGSKPGELFVSCNFSSATWSSSKALATLSRILEKYREHTGHLIIEMPQRVFRGLDPASLGLLGAMSANGVRFALDELADLRLDPVSLFDRGIRFVKAPAALLMEQVDNQTADIAPADLTALLARASIVLIADQVGDDPTVADMIDLGVAMGQGAVFSPPRPVKPDVFAEPAEPAAAEQPAPPAPAPEQRLAEVVDYPAQPAAAREAPPERQSFRSVLRRATA
- a CDS encoding TIGR01459 family HAD-type hydrolase, whose protein sequence is MPSSATPPTLPLSGFSEIAGRFDLCLCDVWGVVHNGVAAFREAVAALVAMRERGITVILVTNAPRPAAVIEQQLDGFGVPRSAWDAIVTSGDVCRGLIAARAGRPMFRLGPERDRPLVAGLDAPEVAPEAADYVLCTGLMDDETDTAETYAGLLAGFAARGLEMICANPDLVVERGGKIVPCAGSVALAYEEIGGRAIYAGKPHAPIYEAALAEAERRRGAPIPRERVCGIGDAIRTDIAGADAFGITGIMVLAGIHAQDLMEASWDERHGWFGRQSHRPAYALPHLVW
- a CDS encoding acyl-CoA dehydrogenase C-terminal domain-containing protein; the encoded protein is MPVYKAPVEDTLFLLNDVFNIERYNNLPGFADATPDVVEAVLGEGAKLCEEVLQPLNHSGDQEGCTRHADGRVTTPKGFKAAHEAYAQGGWIGLAMDPEYGGQGLPYTLGAVMNEFASSANMAFAMYPGLTMGAIAALNVHGSDEQKRTYLPKMIEGIWSGTMNLTEPHCGTDLGLIKTKAVPNGDGSYSITGTKIFISAGEQDITENIIHLVLARIEGAPAGVKGISLFVVPRNAIGEDGSVGENNHVSCGSIEHKMGIHGNATCVMNYDGAKGWLIGTENKGLNAMFVMMNEARLGVAIQGLAQSEVAYQNAVVYAKDRVQGRSLTGAKSPDKAADPIIVHPDVRRTLMSIKAFNEAARAFVLWNALKSDIAHRSGDEAERQAADDQLGLMTPVLKGVLTDVGFDNAVKAQQMFGGHGYIAEWGMEQFVRDARIAMIYEGANGVQAMDLVGRKLGRDGGRAIMAFFNEVGTFLKENGEDEALKPLLAPLAASLGHLQQATMWFMNNALAKPDNAGAGATDYMHLLGLVSLGYMWAKMARVAQDKLKAGANGATERMNTKLVTARFFMERSLPETAAHLARITSGSDSTMALSAEQF
- a CDS encoding peptide deformylase, which produces MAILPILRFPDPRLRAVAEPVERFDADLRQLAADLLETMRAAPGVGITAPHVGVPLRLVVLELTPGEVRTYVNPQILWASPETARTTEGSVLMPGVTEEVERPAKIRVSWRDLDGTAHEAEAEGFLATCHQHEIDQLDGIFWLQCLSRLKRERVIARYGKLGRA
- a CDS encoding acetyl-CoA C-acetyltransferase, with the translated sequence MADAFIYDHVRTPRGKGKADGSLHEVTAIELGTTTLRAIRDRNDLDTKLVEDVVFGCVDPVGEAGADIARTVALKAGYGKEVPGIQINRFCASGLDAVNLAAAQVMSGQKEMAIGGGVESMSRVGMGASGFGIALDPSVAIDTYFMPQGISADLIATKYGFSRDDVDAYAVRSHKRAHAAWEAGRFKNSVIPVTDVNGLTILARDETIRPGTDMQALAALKASFVQMGEMGGFDAVATAAHPDVEFVNHVHHAGNSSGIVDGAAAVLVGSKKGGKAAGLKPRARIRAFATVGSDLALMLTGPVDVTELVLRKAGMTTKDIDLFELNEAFSSVVLRFQQAFDIDDDILNVNGGAIAMGHPLGATGAMILGTVLDELERTDKNTALVTLCVAAGMGVATIIERV
- a CDS encoding aspartate aminotransferase family protein; the encoded protein is MTAASSPIASPNDLEAFWMPFTANRAFKQRPRMISRAEGMYYYTPEGKPVMDGTAGLWCCNAGHKRRPIIEAIQAQAEELDFAPNFQFGHPKVFAAAARIAALAPGDLDHVFFAGSGSEAADTALKIAIAYWNVTGKGSKTRLIGRERGYHGVGFGGISVGGIVSNRKFFGSLLAGSDHMPATYDREKQRFTKGEPEYGAHFADELERIVTLHDASTIAAVMVEPMAGSTGVLPPPKGYLQRLREICTKHGILLIFDEVISGFGRLGFAFAAERYGVIPDMITFAKGVTSGTVPMGGVIVRKHIYDAFMNGPENAIELFHGYTYSGHPLAAAASLATLDIYRDEGLFERAKTLEPLWADAIMELKEEPNVLDIRTLGLVAGIDLSSRPEGVGKRAYAAMEHAFHEEGLMIRVTGDTIALTPPLIVTEDQIGEIVEKTRRVIRAVAG